In one Misgurnus anguillicaudatus chromosome 1, ASM2758022v2, whole genome shotgun sequence genomic region, the following are encoded:
- the mrps33 gene encoding small ribosomal subunit protein mS33: MASLSNYALRMARLSARIFGDVARHTDAKSMKVVQLFKEPPMAQRKEVYDWYPPHKIYYSMTQKLRYIGLFRDEHQDFKEEMRRLRKLRGKGKPKKGEGKRATKKK; the protein is encoded by the exons ATGGCCAGTCTGTCCAACTATGCTCTGCGCATGGCGCGCCTGAGTGCCCGAATATTTGGAGACGTGGCCCGACACACAGATGCCAAGTCCATGAAAGTGGTCCAATTGTTTAAAGAGCCCCCAATGGCCCAGAGAAAGGAAGTGTATGACTGGTACCCACCACACAAGATCTACTACTCCATGACACAGAAGCTCCGATACATAGGACTCTTCAG AGATGAGCACCAGGATTTCAAGGAGGAAATGAGGCGCTTGAGGAAACTCCGGGGTAAAGGAAAACCCAAAAAGGGAGAAGGGAAGAGAGCCACAAAGAAGAAATAG